Proteins encoded by one window of Shewanella avicenniae:
- a CDS encoding MFS transporter, with protein MHDSIHSAQQPQTRSTRATWTAIISLMLGVAALISAELLPVSLLTDMAQELAISTGMAGQMISTTATLAMLSGLILPSLFKSQDRRHLILSFTSLLVVSSILTSVASNIWLLLSARVLLGVAIGGFWAILTPLTMQLVPAEKVASAFSIIFSGVSLALVVAAPLGSYLGDIYGWRAVFVAVALMSLLVLLLQWFAVPSVHSNEQKHSGGMLKLLKRHGVAIAFFAMLLSFTGNQMLYIYMRPYMEQYLSFNIEQISLSWVCFGVASFMGVTFAGVLVQRFLKQILLGMPLAMVIVALAMLMGPKLHLLAFVLIAAWGFFGAVLPIIWSTWITRALPDAADSAGGLYSAALQIAAIIGASLSGGAIDLFGISANMWLTALIMLLTIVLTLGSLLRLPLEQPSAAASSRAA; from the coding sequence ATGCATGATTCCATTCATTCTGCACAGCAGCCCCAAACGCGCAGCACGCGTGCAACCTGGACTGCCATTATTTCACTGATGCTAGGTGTCGCAGCGCTGATCTCCGCTGAGTTGTTGCCGGTGAGTTTATTGACCGATATGGCGCAAGAGTTAGCTATTTCTACCGGTATGGCAGGGCAGATGATCTCCACCACCGCAACCTTGGCGATGCTCAGTGGCTTAATATTGCCGTCATTGTTTAAGTCGCAAGACCGGCGCCATCTTATTTTGTCATTTACTTCCCTGTTAGTGGTGTCATCAATACTCACCTCAGTTGCCAGCAATATCTGGTTGCTGCTAAGTGCGAGGGTGCTGCTTGGAGTGGCGATTGGTGGCTTTTGGGCAATTTTGACACCGCTTACCATGCAACTTGTGCCAGCAGAGAAGGTCGCCTCGGCGTTCTCGATTATTTTCTCTGGGGTGTCGTTAGCTTTGGTTGTTGCAGCACCGTTGGGGAGTTACTTAGGTGATATTTACGGTTGGCGTGCGGTGTTTGTCGCGGTTGCGCTGATGTCGTTATTGGTGTTGCTGCTGCAGTGGTTTGCCGTCCCGAGTGTTCACTCCAACGAGCAGAAACATAGCGGCGGAATGCTCAAACTTCTGAAACGTCATGGGGTTGCGATTGCGTTTTTCGCCATGCTGTTGAGTTTTACCGGCAACCAAATGCTGTATATCTACATGCGTCCCTATATGGAGCAGTACCTGAGCTTTAATATCGAGCAGATCTCCTTGTCGTGGGTGTGTTTCGGTGTTGCCAGTTTTATGGGCGTGACCTTTGCCGGTGTGCTGGTTCAACGTTTTTTAAAGCAGATTTTGCTTGGTATGCCGCTCGCGATGGTAATTGTTGCTTTGGCCATGTTGATGGGGCCTAAGCTGCATCTATTAGCGTTCGTACTGATTGCCGCGTGGGGCTTCTTTGGTGCTGTGCTGCCAATCATTTGGTCGACCTGGATCACCCGCGCCTTGCCAGATGCAGCAGACAGTGCGGGTGGACTGTATTCAGCGGCACTGCAAATTGCAGCCATTATTGGCGCCTCACTAAGCGGCGGCGCTATCGATTTATTCGGCATCAGCGCCAATATGTGGCTCACCGCGCTGATCATGCTGCTGACTATAGTACTGACACTTGGCTCATTGCTACGCCTGCCGCTAGAACAACCCTCGGCGGCAGCATCATCTCGCGCAGCATAG
- a CDS encoding DUF1624 domain-containing protein, with protein sequence MVSNTNQAVIHQRINSIDIMRGLVMLIMLLDHVRERFFLHLQVSDPMDINATPPALYFSRLAAHLCAPTFVFLTGLSAWLYQHSGSTGNRPLTGFLAKRGLFLIGLEVSLITFSWMGSFATIYLQVMWAIGLSMLALAALHQLPRWMLLVLASLLVFGHNTLTPIHFNVDEWGYSLWTILHDRGYLISDSVINVKVSYPLLPWIGVIVFGYLAGPLYHKLTAAKLRQRWLVGLATGCLALFALLRGGNVYGETLPWSVGDNSLISLMSLLNLTKYPPSLAFLLFTLGLMFIGLWAMERLRQPWAQRAGAVLAHFGGAPMFFYLLHLYLLLALYQIALMIWGTNHGALFGVDDVRQIWLITLGLIVLLYWPTKSFAAFKRRSQLAWVKYL encoded by the coding sequence ATGGTTTCTAATACCAATCAAGCGGTTATTCATCAGCGGATTAACAGCATCGACATTATGCGCGGCTTGGTGATGTTGATCATGCTGCTCGATCACGTGCGCGAGCGTTTTTTCCTGCATCTGCAGGTGAGTGACCCGATGGACATCAATGCAACGCCGCCAGCGTTGTATTTCAGCCGCTTGGCGGCGCATCTGTGCGCACCGACCTTTGTGTTTTTGACTGGGTTATCCGCGTGGTTATATCAGCACAGTGGTTCAACTGGAAACCGCCCATTAACAGGTTTTTTAGCAAAACGCGGGCTGTTTTTAATCGGGTTGGAAGTCAGTTTGATCACCTTTAGTTGGATGGGCAGCTTCGCAACCATTTATCTGCAAGTGATGTGGGCGATTGGCCTTAGCATGCTGGCCTTGGCGGCATTACATCAGCTACCACGTTGGATGCTGCTGGTGCTGGCGAGTTTGCTGGTGTTTGGCCATAACACGTTAACCCCCATCCATTTCAATGTCGATGAGTGGGGCTACAGCCTTTGGACCATACTGCACGACCGTGGCTACCTGATCAGCGACAGTGTCATCAATGTCAAAGTGAGTTATCCACTGCTTCCTTGGATTGGGGTGATTGTGTTTGGCTATTTGGCGGGGCCGCTGTATCACAAATTGACGGCGGCTAAGTTACGACAGCGCTGGCTCGTCGGGCTCGCCACAGGCTGTTTAGCACTGTTTGCGTTACTCAGAGGCGGCAATGTTTATGGTGAGACCTTGCCGTGGTCAGTGGGCGATAACAGTTTAATTAGCCTGATGTCGCTGCTCAATTTGACTAAGTACCCACCATCATTGGCGTTTTTACTGTTTACCTTGGGACTGATGTTTATTGGCTTATGGGCAATGGAGCGTTTACGTCAGCCGTGGGCACAACGGGCAGGGGCGGTATTGGCACATTTTGGTGGCGCGCCAATGTTCTTTTATCTGCTGCATCTTTATCTATTGCTGGCCTTGTATCAAATCGCGCTCATGATCTGGGGAACAAACCACGGCGCACTGTTTGGTGTTGATGATGTCCGTCAGATTTGGCTAATTACGCTGGGGTTGATCGTGCTGTTGTATTGGCCCACCAAAAGCTTCGCAGCCTTTAAGCGCCGCAGCCAACTTGCGTGGGTGAAATACCTGTAA
- a CDS encoding TonB-dependent siderophore receptor, producing the protein MKYGYFSTALLLGCAQFTASAVHANPTSVNTATTPTPVTRSHDEVERITIQYRQAYRGDVPASALPQAITTLDHQLLQDIGAGSLQDAMDFSASAARQNNSGGMWDSFSLRGFPGNENMPAGYLINGFSGGRGYSGPRDPASIDYIEVLKGPGSALYGRSEPGGAVNIITKKPQNLTQGYLKTEWGSFALQRLEGDITGGITDDIAARFIGSFSDSDSYRDFVGKRSVTVTPSLRWQLTDDTSLLYEFEWIKRQQLFDRGIVVLNDDLNTVPSSRYLGEPGDGATDIYAAGHQITFEHFINDDWQLTGGFNHRHSTLRGYSSDTELSASRQSLYDDGHTLTRQRRYRDYASEDSSVRVELNGQLETSGLTHHLLLGADGYRYELQTGLYRYRGGKGSYDIDIFAPDYGSQALPDVSLLYDNREHQRAVGVYLQDQIDISEHWQALLGLRFDVTNQEIFEIASQSDSTRHDKRLSPRLGLVYQLDDELSFYGSYSEGFLPLSGTDAQGQPFGSEESRSFEVGAKWQTDSLQATLALFDAHKSNILVSDPVNVGFSAPLGSARSRGLELDASYQAPWFDLQLSYSLLNTETDSDSVNADWGVPIPKGSPLVNVPRHTLALLLSRDFYLDDIYLRAGFSYRLVDDRLGDAADLSFRLPAYQVYGAFLRWQLNEQLTLALNANNLFDKTYIDSSYNALWAYPGAPRNFKLSVSYGF; encoded by the coding sequence ATGAAGTACGGTTATTTTTCAACCGCGCTGCTACTTGGCTGCGCGCAATTCACTGCCAGTGCGGTTCACGCCAACCCAACATCAGTCAATACGGCCACTACGCCAACTCCCGTCACTAGGAGTCATGACGAAGTTGAGCGGATCACCATTCAGTATCGTCAGGCTTATCGCGGCGACGTGCCTGCATCGGCCTTACCACAAGCGATCACCACGTTAGATCATCAACTGTTGCAGGATATTGGCGCTGGCTCGTTGCAGGATGCAATGGATTTTAGTGCCTCAGCTGCACGACAAAATAACAGTGGCGGCATGTGGGATAGCTTTTCGTTAAGGGGCTTTCCCGGCAACGAGAACATGCCTGCGGGTTACTTAATCAATGGTTTTAGTGGCGGGCGTGGCTATAGTGGTCCACGCGATCCAGCCTCAATTGATTACATTGAAGTGCTAAAAGGCCCCGGCTCCGCACTTTATGGCCGTTCAGAGCCTGGCGGTGCGGTCAATATCATTACTAAAAAGCCACAAAACCTGACCCAAGGCTACTTGAAAACCGAGTGGGGCAGTTTCGCTCTGCAAAGGTTAGAAGGGGACATCACGGGCGGCATTACCGACGATATCGCGGCGCGATTTATCGGCAGCTTTAGTGACAGTGATAGCTATCGAGATTTTGTCGGTAAACGTTCAGTCACCGTGACGCCATCATTGCGCTGGCAACTGACTGACGACACCTCGCTGCTGTATGAATTTGAATGGATTAAACGGCAGCAGTTGTTTGATCGCGGCATTGTGGTGCTGAATGATGATCTGAATACTGTGCCTAGCTCGCGCTATTTAGGTGAGCCCGGTGATGGCGCCACGGATATTTATGCCGCCGGTCATCAGATTACCTTTGAGCATTTTATCAATGATGATTGGCAACTGACGGGCGGCTTTAATCATCGTCACTCAACCCTGCGCGGTTACTCATCCGATACCGAATTATCGGCATCGCGACAGTCACTCTATGATGACGGTCATACGCTGACGCGTCAGCGCCGTTATCGTGACTATGCTTCGGAAGATAGCTCCGTGCGTGTCGAGCTTAACGGCCAACTTGAGACTAGCGGCTTAACCCATCATTTGCTGTTGGGCGCTGATGGTTATCGTTATGAACTACAAACTGGGCTGTACCGTTATCGCGGTGGCAAGGGTAGTTATGACATCGACATATTCGCGCCTGATTACGGCAGCCAAGCGTTACCTGATGTGAGCCTGCTGTATGACAACCGCGAGCATCAACGCGCAGTGGGCGTTTATTTGCAAGATCAAATCGATATCAGCGAACACTGGCAGGCGTTGTTAGGGTTGCGCTTTGATGTGACCAATCAAGAGATCTTTGAGATTGCTAGCCAATCAGATTCAACCCGTCACGATAAGCGCCTTAGCCCGCGCTTAGGCTTGGTCTATCAGTTGGATGATGAGTTAAGTTTTTACGGCAGTTATTCGGAAGGCTTTTTGCCGCTGAGTGGCACTGACGCTCAAGGGCAGCCGTTTGGTTCAGAAGAAAGTCGCTCATTTGAGGTGGGGGCCAAATGGCAGACCGACTCATTACAAGCTACCTTGGCGTTGTTTGATGCACATAAGAGCAATATTTTGGTGTCAGATCCGGTCAACGTTGGCTTTTCAGCGCCATTGGGCAGTGCCCGCAGCCGTGGACTAGAGTTAGACGCCAGCTACCAAGCGCCTTGGTTCGATCTGCAGTTGTCTTACAGTTTGCTAAATACCGAAACCGATAGCGACAGCGTGAACGCCGATTGGGGTGTTCCGATCCCGAAAGGTAGCCCGTTAGTTAACGTGCCCCGTCACACCTTGGCGCTGTTGTTGAGTCGTGATTTTTATCTCGATGACATCTATCTTCGGGCTGGCTTTAGCTATCGCTTGGTTGACGATAGGTTAGGAGATGCGGCCGATTTGAGCTTCCGTTTACCGGCATATCAAGTGTACGGCGCGTTCCTGCGCTGGCAACTCAACGAGCAACTAACGTTGGCGTTGAATGCCAACAATTTGTTCGACAAAACCTATATCGACAGCAGCTACAACGCGTTATGGGCATACCCGGGCGCGCCCCGCAATTTTAAACTGAGTGTAAGTTATGGTTTCTAA
- a CDS encoding Hsp20/alpha crystallin family protein gives MKLRPWNPADEFDSLFNRFGSLMDWSSPIFSGQRSWLPATDISEDKDNYLLKVELPEISKDDITLNVDNGYLVLTGERKHEHTDDKQHLSERFYGTFVRRFALPDNVKEDAIDAKFDNGMLYLRLPKTAAIKDNRQKIEIH, from the coding sequence ATGAAATTACGTCCTTGGAATCCTGCCGATGAATTCGACAGCCTTTTCAACCGCTTTGGTTCATTGATGGATTGGTCTAGCCCAATCTTTTCTGGGCAACGGAGTTGGTTACCAGCAACGGATATCAGTGAAGACAAAGACAATTATCTGCTAAAGGTCGAATTGCCTGAGATCAGTAAAGACGATATTACTCTGAATGTAGATAATGGTTATCTGGTGCTGACCGGTGAACGTAAACACGAACATACCGATGACAAACAGCATCTGTCTGAACGGTTTTACGGTACCTTTGTACGCCGTTTTGCATTGCCAGATAATGTAAAAGAAGACGCCATTGACGCCAAATTTGACAACGGCATGCTGTATTTGAGGCTGCCGAAAACTGCAGCGATTAAAGACAACCGCCAAAAAATAGAAATTCATTAA
- a CDS encoding glucan biosynthesis protein — protein MSLITLATAGMLLASQIAQAAGIQVAPPEGEKFSYAWLKGFASNMAQTPYQDHKGELPDSLKNLDWDEYQQIHFRKDKALWKDEDGDFRAELFHLGLYFDTPIQMYELHDGEVTPINYNPKMFDYGKSKLKNKKLPQDLGFAGFRMQFHTDWERDVIAFLGASYFRAVGKEMQYGLSARGLAIDTAMPKPEEFPVFTDFWMEAPKKGANTTTIYALMDSPSVTGAYRFDITPGERLKMHVDAAIYPRQKIERLGVAPLTSMYMVGENDRRTSYDWRSEIHDSDGLAMHTGNGEWIWRPLGNPENLRFNAYSDENPQGFGLMQRDRNFDHYQDDGVFYEKRPHLWIEPTSNWGKGSVQLVEIPTLDETFDNIVAFWNPAQAIEPGQELLFSYNMYWGGTVPFDSERAEVVNTFTGLGGVIGKKRPYYSKRFVVDFKGGLLDSLGKDVEVKPVITTSAGRVEITSARPLASINGYRAMFDLVPADDSSTDPINLRLYLEANGQPLTETWIYQWNPPKAEDRELHNAGHLK, from the coding sequence ATGTCACTGATAACCTTAGCCACTGCGGGCATGTTATTGGCGAGCCAAATCGCGCAGGCGGCGGGAATTCAAGTTGCGCCACCAGAAGGTGAAAAGTTTAGCTACGCTTGGCTTAAAGGTTTTGCCAGCAACATGGCGCAAACACCCTATCAAGATCATAAAGGTGAACTGCCAGACAGCTTAAAAAATCTCGATTGGGATGAGTATCAACAGATCCACTTTCGCAAAGATAAAGCGCTATGGAAGGATGAAGATGGTGATTTTCGTGCAGAGCTGTTTCATTTAGGTCTGTATTTTGACACGCCAATCCAAATGTATGAGTTACATGATGGCGAAGTAACACCGATCAACTACAACCCGAAAATGTTTGATTACGGTAAATCGAAGTTAAAAAACAAAAAATTACCGCAAGATCTTGGCTTTGCCGGTTTTAGAATGCAGTTCCATACCGATTGGGAACGCGACGTGATTGCGTTCCTTGGCGCCAGCTATTTCCGCGCGGTTGGTAAAGAGATGCAATATGGGCTTTCTGCGCGTGGTCTGGCGATCGATACCGCAATGCCAAAACCAGAAGAGTTTCCTGTGTTTACCGATTTCTGGATGGAAGCCCCGAAAAAAGGTGCCAATACCACCACCATTTATGCCTTGATGGATTCGCCAAGTGTGACCGGAGCCTACCGCTTTGATATCACTCCGGGTGAACGTTTAAAAATGCATGTTGATGCAGCCATCTACCCTCGTCAAAAAATCGAGCGTTTGGGTGTCGCACCACTGACCAGTATGTACATGGTCGGTGAAAACGATCGCCGTACCAGCTACGACTGGCGATCAGAAATCCATGATTCTGATGGTTTAGCCATGCACACTGGCAACGGTGAGTGGATTTGGCGTCCGCTGGGTAACCCAGAAAACTTACGTTTTAACGCTTACAGCGACGAAAATCCGCAAGGTTTCGGTTTGATGCAGCGTGATCGTAACTTTGACCACTACCAAGACGACGGCGTGTTCTATGAAAAACGTCCGCATCTGTGGATTGAACCAACTAGCAATTGGGGTAAAGGTTCTGTGCAATTGGTGGAGATCCCAACCCTTGATGAAACCTTCGACAACATTGTTGCATTCTGGAACCCTGCACAAGCGATAGAACCAGGCCAAGAGCTGCTGTTTAGTTACAACATGTATTGGGGCGGCACAGTACCATTCGACAGCGAACGCGCTGAAGTGGTAAACACCTTCACCGGCTTGGGTGGCGTGATTGGTAAAAAACGCCCTTACTATAGCAAACGCTTTGTGGTCGATTTTAAAGGTGGCTTATTAGACAGTTTGGGCAAAGATGTGGAAGTAAAACCGGTGATTACCACTTCGGCAGGACGTGTAGAAATTACCTCTGCACGACCACTGGCGTCAATTAACGGTTATCGCGCTATGTTTGACTTGGTACCGGCTGACGACAGCTCAACCGATCCAATCAACCTGCGCCTGTACCTTGAAGCCAACGGTCAGCCATTGACTGAAACATGGATCTACCAATGGAATCCGCCAAAAGCGGAAGACCGCGAACTGCATAATGCTGGCCATCTAAAGTAA
- a CDS encoding TonB-dependent receptor, protein MKKFSYSPLALAIVTGIIATPVLADTPAPKIDEVIVVTASGMEQKVVDAPASISVISNEDLAQKNYHDLAEALSGVEGVDIRSGTGKTGGLDISIRGMPSNYTLVLVDGVRQSASSDTTPNGFGSMNTGFMPPLNAIDHIEVIRGPMSTLYGSDAIGGVVNIITKKYADQWGGSLNIAHAVQEDDKWGDSSTVGFYAAGPLIKDSLNLTLRGNMRHRQGTSMESLSETSATRTPFPTESDNYTVGGRLNYKLNDQHHLWLDAEVAQQQFDNANDQLGPVGTAGGGYESQLQYEQAKLVLGYDAELSFATWKSDLLYSTTENKGRLITARSLPIEFAPIDGEKRELKNRNIILNSKLIAAIGDAHQLTAGFEYWNAQMKDGIVLAVSGETFEQDSYSVYAEDQWMPLEPLTVTLGARYEKHDDFNGHVSPRAYAVYTLADDWTVKGGVSTGYNTPALSQLHDGVSGVTGQGSINTVGNPSLNPEKSTNYEAGVYYENIHDFNANITVFYNKYEDAIESYAVNDDTNSYRNVGKAKVEGVEFATSFPVLIDALNFNLNYTYNHSEQLNGDNAGAPLNATAKHMLNARLQWQVNDDLTARISAEYHGKLPRYTSVYDNLTATQQQVVTGLGNDMKAWAVIDLGAAYKLTDSITVNANINNLLDKDFSAVELFGSGRNTEYAGDYFSTSRSTTGYVNPGRNYWVSMTFNF, encoded by the coding sequence ATGAAAAAATTTTCTTACTCTCCCCTCGCCTTGGCCATTGTTACAGGCATCATTGCAACACCCGTACTTGCTGATACTCCCGCACCAAAGATTGATGAAGTCATCGTGGTGACGGCCAGTGGCATGGAACAAAAAGTGGTTGATGCACCGGCATCTATCTCAGTGATCAGCAACGAAGACTTAGCACAGAAAAATTATCATGACCTCGCCGAAGCGCTCAGTGGTGTAGAAGGTGTTGATATTCGTAGCGGTACAGGTAAAACCGGTGGTCTTGATATCAGTATTCGCGGCATGCCGAGTAACTACACCCTAGTGTTGGTTGATGGCGTGCGCCAATCAGCAAGTTCAGACACAACACCCAACGGCTTTGGCAGTATGAACACCGGCTTTATGCCACCGTTAAATGCGATTGATCATATTGAAGTGATTCGCGGCCCAATGTCGACCCTCTACGGTTCTGATGCTATTGGTGGGGTGGTGAATATCATCACCAAAAAGTACGCCGATCAATGGGGTGGCAGTTTAAACATTGCCCACGCGGTTCAAGAAGATGATAAATGGGGTGATAGCTCAACTGTCGGTTTCTATGCCGCCGGACCGTTGATCAAAGACAGCTTAAATTTGACCCTGCGCGGCAATATGCGCCACCGTCAGGGCACCAGCATGGAATCATTAAGTGAAACTAGCGCCACTCGCACCCCATTTCCGACCGAAAGCGACAACTATACCGTGGGTGGCAGACTGAATTACAAACTCAACGACCAGCATCATCTGTGGTTGGATGCCGAAGTAGCCCAGCAACAGTTTGATAATGCTAATGATCAATTGGGTCCAGTAGGCACCGCAGGCGGTGGCTACGAGAGTCAGCTGCAATATGAGCAAGCAAAACTGGTACTGGGTTATGATGCGGAGTTGAGTTTTGCCACTTGGAAATCTGACCTGCTGTATTCCACCACGGAAAACAAAGGCCGTTTGATCACCGCCAGAAGTTTACCGATTGAGTTTGCACCCATTGACGGTGAAAAACGCGAGCTGAAAAACCGCAACATCATCCTCAACAGTAAACTCATTGCTGCCATTGGCGATGCGCACCAACTCACCGCCGGCTTTGAATACTGGAATGCGCAAATGAAAGACGGCATCGTGTTAGCGGTGAGCGGCGAAACCTTTGAGCAAGACAGCTATTCCGTCTATGCAGAAGATCAATGGATGCCGCTGGAGCCGTTAACAGTTACCCTCGGCGCCCGATATGAAAAGCATGACGATTTTAATGGCCATGTAAGCCCTCGAGCGTACGCTGTGTATACGCTCGCCGATGATTGGACCGTAAAAGGCGGCGTCAGCACAGGTTACAACACGCCAGCGCTTAGCCAGTTGCACGATGGCGTCAGTGGTGTAACCGGCCAAGGCAGCATCAACACTGTCGGCAATCCATCACTAAACCCAGAAAAATCAACCAACTATGAAGCTGGGGTTTATTACGAAAACATTCACGACTTCAATGCCAACATCACAGTGTTTTACAACAAGTATGAAGACGCAATTGAGTCGTACGCAGTAAATGATGACACCAACTCATATCGCAACGTAGGAAAGGCGAAGGTTGAAGGCGTTGAATTTGCGACTTCGTTCCCGGTGCTGATCGATGCGTTGAATTTCAATCTCAACTACACCTATAACCACAGCGAACAGCTAAACGGCGACAACGCTGGTGCGCCATTGAATGCCACCGCCAAACACATGTTAAATGCGCGGCTGCAATGGCAAGTCAATGACGATTTAACCGCCCGAATCTCGGCGGAATATCATGGCAAGTTGCCTCGCTATACCAGTGTTTATGACAATCTGACCGCAACCCAGCAGCAAGTGGTGACCGGGCTTGGCAATGACATGAAAGCGTGGGCAGTGATTGATTTAGGTGCTGCTTACAAGCTAACCGATAGCATTACGGTTAATGCCAATATCAACAACTTATTGGATAAAGATTTTTCTGCAGTTGAGCTGTTTGGCTCAGGACGTAACACCGAATACGCCGGTGATTACTTTAGCACGTCGCGATCAACCACAGGTTACGTCAATCCAGGCCGCAACTACTGGGTATCAATGACCTTTAATTTTTAA
- a CDS encoding TIGR00266 family protein, with product MNRKCHEVDYEIIGSSMQLVEVELDPGETVIAEAGAMTYMEQGIAFEARMGDGSEVESGFFGKLMGAGKRMLTGESLFMTHFTNEGYGKQRVAFAAPYPGTILAIDLDEVGGELILQKDSFLAAALGTRVSMKFNKKLGAGFFGGEGFILQSLKGDGMAFIHAGGTLIRKDLQGETLRVDTGCLVGFTAGIDYDIQRSGSLKSMLFGGEGLFLATLQGHGTVWLQSLPFSRMADRIIAHAPSAGGSDRGEGSVLGGIGRMIDGD from the coding sequence ATGAACAGAAAGTGTCACGAAGTCGACTATGAAATTATCGGCTCAAGTATGCAGTTGGTTGAAGTTGAACTCGACCCCGGCGAAACGGTGATCGCCGAAGCGGGAGCAATGACCTACATGGAGCAGGGTATCGCTTTTGAGGCTCGCATGGGCGATGGTTCCGAGGTGGAATCAGGCTTTTTTGGCAAGCTGATGGGTGCTGGTAAACGGATGTTGACCGGTGAAAGTTTGTTTATGACCCACTTCACCAATGAAGGCTATGGTAAGCAACGCGTGGCGTTTGCCGCGCCTTATCCCGGCACCATTTTGGCGATAGATTTGGATGAAGTGGGTGGTGAGCTCATTTTGCAAAAGGACAGCTTTTTAGCGGCAGCGCTAGGAACGCGGGTGAGCATGAAGTTTAACAAGAAGCTTGGCGCAGGGTTCTTTGGTGGTGAAGGCTTTATTCTGCAGAGCTTAAAAGGCGATGGCATGGCGTTTATCCATGCCGGTGGTACCTTGATCCGCAAGGATCTTCAGGGTGAAACTCTGCGGGTTGATACCGGTTGTTTGGTAGGCTTTACTGCAGGTATTGATTACGACATTCAGCGGTCTGGCTCGCTGAAATCGATGTTGTTTGGCGGCGAAGGTTTATTCCTTGCCACGTTACAAGGCCATGGCACGGTATGGTTGCAAAGTTTGCCATTCTCTCGGATGGCCGATCGTATTATTGCCCATGCGCCATCTGCTGGAGGGAGCGATCGTGGTGAAGGCTCGGTGCTCGGTGGTATTGGCCGCATGATTGATGGCGATTAA
- a CDS encoding DUF4177 domain-containing protein: MQRVVEFKRRNFWSGRIHVAALNEQIAQYNAEGWRVVSVEPVPIPFGTVGSYLLLLENAH; the protein is encoded by the coding sequence ATGCAGCGGGTTGTAGAATTTAAAAGACGGAATTTTTGGAGCGGTAGAATTCATGTTGCCGCGTTGAATGAACAGATTGCCCAATATAACGCTGAAGGTTGGCGCGTTGTTAGCGTTGAGCCTGTGCCGATCCCCTTCGGGACTGTGGGGTCATACCTGCTATTGTTAGAAAATGCACATTAA
- a CDS encoding LysE family translocator yields the protein MLNLSLLSVFIPTFLLVSATPGMCMTLAMTLGMQVGLRRTLWMMLGEVVGVALVAIAAAVGVAAVMVQHPTLFQLLKWLGGAYLIWVGIGMWRSPATLGLTEQPQDVRRSALISQGFITAIANPKGWAFMISLLPPFIDSSMPMTPQLSSLIVIIMLSELLCMTAYATGGKGLRAALLKGNKVQWLNRSSGALMMLVGVWLALD from the coding sequence ATGTTGAATCTGTCGTTACTTAGCGTGTTTATTCCTACCTTTTTATTGGTGTCGGCCACGCCCGGCATGTGTATGACATTGGCCATGACCCTCGGCATGCAAGTAGGACTACGCCGCACACTGTGGATGATGCTCGGTGAAGTTGTCGGTGTGGCATTAGTTGCGATTGCCGCCGCCGTCGGTGTTGCTGCGGTAATGGTGCAACATCCAACGCTATTTCAACTGCTTAAATGGTTAGGCGGCGCCTATCTGATTTGGGTGGGTATTGGTATGTGGCGTTCCCCCGCGACCTTAGGGTTGACTGAACAACCGCAAGATGTCCGTCGTAGCGCGTTAATTTCACAAGGCTTTATTACTGCGATTGCCAACCCGAAAGGCTGGGCTTTTATGATCTCCCTGCTGCCGCCATTTATTGATAGCAGTATGCCAATGACGCCACAGCTCAGCAGTTTGATTGTGATTATTATGCTGTCAGAGTTACTGTGTATGACCGCCTACGCCACCGGCGGCAAAGGCTTACGCGCGGCGTTACTTAAAGGCAATAAGGTGCAATGGTTAAACCGCAGCTCAGGCGCATTGATGATGCTAGTGGGTGTTTGGCTGGCGTTGGATTAA
- the tsaA gene encoding tRNA (N6-threonylcarbamoyladenosine(37)-N6)-methyltransferase TrmO, translating to MEFSQFNYQAIGVVRSPFTQQAGTPVQPSHDNATQGIIELAPQFVPALQDLEGFSHIWILCHMHQANSANLTVTPYLDNKPHGLFATRAPSRPNPIGMSLLRLSKIEGNLLHVFELDLLDGTPVLDIKPFVAQFDQRTETKNGWFDTASTQVSHADDRFAQ from the coding sequence ATGGAATTTTCTCAGTTCAACTACCAAGCCATTGGTGTCGTAAGAAGCCCATTTACTCAGCAAGCCGGTACGCCAGTGCAGCCCTCGCACGATAATGCGACCCAAGGGATAATTGAACTCGCGCCGCAATTTGTGCCCGCATTACAAGATCTTGAAGGTTTTTCGCATATCTGGATATTGTGCCATATGCACCAAGCCAACAGCGCGAATTTAACCGTCACGCCCTACCTTGATAATAAACCGCACGGTTTATTTGCCACCCGAGCACCAAGTCGCCCTAACCCGATTGGCATGTCACTGCTGCGGCTTAGCAAAATAGAGGGCAACTTACTGCATGTGTTTGAATTGGATTTGCTCGATGGTACGCCAGTACTGGATATCAAACCATTTGTGGCGCAATTTGATCAGCGCACAGAGACTAAAAACGGCTGGTTTGATACAGCAAGCACGCAAGTCTCTCACGCCGATGATCGCTTTGCCCAATGA